The Mercurialis annua linkage group LG2, ddMerAnnu1.2, whole genome shotgun sequence genome contains a region encoding:
- the LOC126669171 gene encoding uncharacterized protein LOC126669171, producing MKIQPVIDVDFQNPVRAEPSKPVLKSRLKRLFDRQFRISSEKPNVGGGEVVVPHGGGTEFEPSSVCLDKMVQNYIEECNEKPFRSGGGKHRCNCFNGKNNDSSDDEFDVFGNCFGESINNGSFGDASDILRSLILCASVAERNLLADTATIVEKNKNCKQKDDLRKIVADGLSSLSYNSSICKSKWDKSASHPAGEYEYVDVIIDGERILIDVDFRSEFEVARSTGAYKAILQALPYIFIGKSDRLGQIVSIVSEAAKQSLKKKGMHFPPWRRAEYMRAKWLSPFTRLNDTVLIPENVKDDEYSAGSDDCGEFELIFGDKMSPAPEPPVDANSTCSSSLKVTILDEEDVDGKVKDEKVTWQPPALKPKSVGRGTKMVTGLASLLKEKP from the exons ATGAAGATCCAACCGGTTATTGATGTTGACTTCCAGAATCCGGTGAGAGCTGAACCGTCTAAGCCGGTTTTAAAATCGCGTCTCAAGAGATTATTTGACCGTCAGTTCAGAATTTCATCGGAAAAACCTAATGTTGGCGGTGGTGAAGTGGTGGTTCCACATGGAGGAGGTACTGAGTTTGAGCCTAGCTCCGTTTGTCTCGACAAGATGGTGCAGAATTACATCGAGGAGTGTAACGAGAAACCATTTCGCAGCGGCGGTGGCAAACACCGATGTAATTGCTTTAACGGGAAAAACAACGACAGCTCCGATGATGAATTTGACGTGTTCGGCAATTGTTTTGGTGAGTCAATTAACAACGGATCATTTGGCGACGCCTCTGATATTCTTAGG AGCTTAATTCTGTGCGCTAGTGTTGCCGAACGCAACCTGTTAGCTGATACTGCAACGATCGtggagaaaaataaaaactgcAAACAAAAAgacgatttaagaaaaattgtaGCCGATGGATTGTCATCTCTGAGCTATAATTCGTCAATTTGTAAATCTAAATGGGATAAGTCAGCTTCACACCCTGCAG GGGAATATGAGTATGTAGATGTGATAATTGACGGCGAGAGAATTCTGATCGACGTTGACTTCAGATCGGAGTTTGAAGTGGCTCGATCAACTGGTGCTTATAAAGCTATTCTACAAGCTTTACCGTACATTTTCATCGGAAAATCGGATCGGTTAGGTCAGATTGTGTCAATTGTATCGGAGGCGGCTAAACAGAGTTTGAAGAAGAAAGGAATGCATTTTCCTCCGTGGAGAAGAGCTGAGTATATGCGTGCTAAATGGCTATCTCCTTTCACCAGATTGAATGACACCGTTTTGATACCGGAAAACGTGAAAGATGATGAGTATTCAGCTGGAAGCGATGATTGTGGCGAATTTGAGCTGATTTTTGGTGACAAAATGTCGCCGGCGCCGGAGCCGCCGGTGGATGCCAATTCGACATGTTCTTCGTCGTTAAAAGTCACAATTTTGGATGAGGAGGATGTTGACGGGAAAGTAAAAGATGAGAAGGTGACTTGGCAGCCGCCGGCGCTGAAACCGAAGAGTGTAGGTAGAGGAACGAAAATGGTGACTGGATTAGCTTCTCTGCTTAAAGAGAAACCATAA